A genomic window from Chitinophagaceae bacterium includes:
- a CDS encoding T9SS type A sorting domain-containing protein → MKKLLLILILFNLKVAEAQFENIKIDDSGGPEEPSICINPKNTNNMVAGANINYVYQSLDGGQTWQKDELESPYGVWGDPCIFADTAGNFYFIHLSNPSNGNWIDRIVCQRSINQGASWSVGTYTGLNGTKAQDKAWTTVDQVTNTIYVTWTQFDQYGSGNPNDSSIILFSKSTDHASTWSAPVRINRLAGDCLDGDNTTEGAVPAIGANGEVYVCWSNRDTLFFDKSFDGGVTWLNDDIIVSDQPGGWDYDIPGMLRCNGLPVTKTDLSNGPNHGTIYVNWTDQRNGSDNTDVWLAKSADGGTTWSAPSKVNDDGFAKHQFLTWMDIDQTTGYIYILFYDRRNYIDQSTDVYLAYSIDGGVTFTNQKISEQPFQLTTDVFFGDYTNISVYDGKIAPIWTRQDGTSTSVWTALVDIATLTETTPGPGPEHFTLYQNYPNPFSNQTSFEINITQPGNYSLTLYDLLGKEVTKIIANEFLRKGWHTFTIDAKKLQLSSNTYYYALQNGSEMQSKKLLVLY, encoded by the coding sequence ATGAAAAAGCTTCTCCTCATTTTGATCCTCTTTAATTTGAAAGTTGCGGAAGCACAATTCGAGAACATCAAAATTGACGACAGCGGTGGTCCCGAAGAACCCAGCATCTGCATCAATCCTAAAAACACCAATAATATGGTAGCCGGTGCCAACATCAATTATGTTTATCAATCACTTGATGGTGGACAAACCTGGCAGAAAGATGAACTCGAATCTCCCTATGGTGTTTGGGGCGACCCGTGCATCTTTGCCGATACAGCCGGAAATTTTTATTTCATCCACCTTTCCAATCCTTCCAATGGAAACTGGATCGATCGCATTGTATGTCAGCGTTCCATTAATCAGGGCGCATCGTGGTCTGTAGGAACCTATACCGGTTTGAATGGAACAAAGGCTCAGGATAAAGCGTGGACTACAGTAGATCAGGTCACCAATACGATTTATGTAACATGGACACAATTTGATCAGTACGGGAGCGGCAACCCAAACGACAGCTCTATCATTCTTTTTTCAAAATCTACCGATCATGCATCAACATGGAGCGCTCCGGTTCGCATCAATCGTCTCGCAGGTGATTGTCTTGATGGAGATAATACTACGGAAGGAGCGGTTCCGGCTATTGGTGCGAATGGCGAAGTGTATGTGTGCTGGTCTAATCGTGACACCTTATTCTTTGATAAATCATTTGATGGTGGTGTCACCTGGCTAAATGATGACATCATAGTTTCAGATCAACCCGGTGGTTGGGATTATGATATTCCCGGCATGTTGCGTTGCAATGGTTTGCCGGTTACAAAAACGGATTTGAGTAACGGTCCTAATCATGGAACTATTTATGTAAACTGGACCGACCAGCGCAATGGTTCCGACAATACCGATGTGTGGCTTGCTAAATCCGCTGATGGTGGAACTACCTGGAGCGCTCCTTCAAAAGTGAATGATGATGGATTTGCCAAGCATCAGTTTTTGACGTGGATGGATATTGATCAGACTACCGGTTATATCTACATCCTTTTTTATGACCGGCGTAATTATATTGATCAATCAACCGATGTTTACCTGGCCTATTCCATTGATGGTGGCGTTACTTTTACCAATCAAAAAATAAGCGAACAACCTTTTCAACTCACCACGGATGTATTCTTTGGCGATTATACCAACATTAGTGTATATGATGGAAAAATCGCTCCCATCTGGACAAGGCAGGATGGAACTTCCACTTCCGTCTGGACAGCTTTGGTTGACATTGCAACATTGACTGAAACAACTCCGGGTCCCGGGCCCGAACATTTCACACTGTATCAGAATTATCCGAATCCATTCAGTAATCAAACATCATTCGAAATCAACATTACGCAACCGGGAAATTATTCCCTCACCTTATATGATCTTTTAGGAAAAGAAGTAACAAAAATCATTGCAAACGAATTTCTAAGAAAGGGCTGGCACACATTTACCATTGATGCAAAAAAATTACAGCTTTCCTCCAACACTTATTATTACGCGTTGCAAAATGGAAGTGAAATGCAAAGCAAGAAGTTGTTGGTGTTGTATTGA
- a CDS encoding T9SS type A sorting domain-containing protein produces MRKTLLFLIATFFLAANVSAQWIEQVTGLSVNRAVNQIVITSQNTAWVSAFDAAAGANVRDYSRTTDGGATWTAGTVSAAPTSYNWSCLAAVDANTAWAMFFKNTATATGRIYKTTDGGTTWTQQGTGVIFNTSGVSFPDVLHFWDANIGVAVGDPVNGEFEIYTTTDGGTTWTPVPGANIPDPTAGEYGLTRSFAARGNTFWFGTNAGRVFRSTDYGATWTVYSTGTTNAVVSLDFADDMTGWIEMSDPSTFAFLSLYRTYDGGDTWTDITPSDYFYNASGPGDISFVPNTTSTIVAAGYDTNSALFGSEYSLDGGDTWVEIDNDVIHLTVEFYDNITAWSGGLSVDQSTGGISKYDGGFVATGIAPVVSDYTFKLYPNPSDGLFYISFDAENNLPINLQITDAMGKLVMQTSYKDKSQLWLKSIDMRKFQNGVYFLKIENNGVETMRKLIVQ; encoded by the coding sequence ATGAGAAAAACTTTACTTTTTTTAATTGCCACTTTTTTCCTTGCAGCGAATGTTTCTGCGCAATGGATTGAACAAGTTACCGGCCTCTCTGTAAATAGGGCAGTTAACCAGATTGTAATTACAAGTCAGAATACTGCCTGGGTTTCTGCTTTTGATGCTGCAGCAGGCGCTAATGTGCGTGACTATTCAAGAACGACAGATGGTGGAGCAACATGGACGGCAGGTACAGTTTCTGCAGCACCAACCTCTTACAATTGGTCTTGCCTTGCTGCTGTTGATGCAAATACTGCATGGGCGATGTTCTTCAAAAATACTGCAACCGCGACTGGGCGCATTTATAAAACAACTGACGGAGGAACAACCTGGACGCAGCAAGGTACAGGTGTCATTTTTAACACAAGTGGTGTATCTTTTCCAGACGTATTACATTTTTGGGATGCGAATATCGGTGTCGCAGTTGGTGATCCTGTTAATGGAGAATTTGAAATTTATACTACTACTGATGGTGGAACAACCTGGACTCCAGTGCCCGGAGCAAACATACCTGATCCTACTGCCGGCGAATATGGACTTACCAGATCTTTTGCTGCCAGAGGAAATACCTTTTGGTTTGGTACGAATGCTGGTCGGGTTTTTAGATCCACAGATTACGGTGCTACCTGGACTGTATATTCAACAGGAACCACTAATGCAGTGGTATCACTTGATTTTGCCGACGACATGACAGGTTGGATTGAAATGAGCGATCCCTCTACGTTTGCATTTCTTTCCTTGTACCGTACTTATGATGGAGGCGATACATGGACAGATATTACTCCCTCAGATTATTTCTACAATGCAAGCGGCCCAGGCGATATTTCTTTCGTGCCAAATACAACCAGTACTATCGTTGCGGCTGGTTATGATACCAATAGTGCTTTATTTGGATCTGAATATAGTTTAGATGGTGGAGATACCTGGGTGGAAATTGACAACGATGTAATTCATCTTACTGTTGAATTTTACGATAATATAACCGCATGGAGTGGCGGCCTAAGTGTTGATCAATCTACCGGAGGAATCTCAAAATACGACGGCGGATTTGTAGCAACCGGTATTGCACCCGTTGTTTCTGATTATACTTTTAAACTTTACCCTAACCCTTCCGACGGATTATTTTATATCTCTTTTGACGCGGAAAATAATCTGCCCATCAACCTGCAGATTACAGATGCCATGGGAAAATTGGTGATGCAAACATCTTACAAAGACAAATCACAACTCTGGCTCAAATCTATCGACATGAGAAAATTCCAGAACGGCGTTTACTTTTTGAAAATAGAAAACAATGGAGTTGAAACCATGCGGAAATTGATCGTACAGTAG
- the recR gene encoding recombination protein RecR — MNFPSKLIEQAVTAFEKLPGIGKKTALRLVLHLLKQDVAAVEQFGDAIVRMRKEIRFCKNCHNISDHELCSICESPKRNHSLVCVVENIRDVIAIESTNQYNGLYHVLGGVISPLEGIGPEELNIDSLGERCKAGEIKEVIMALNPTIEGDTTIFYLSKKLQSLPVKITSIARGISFGGELEYVDDITLARSIATRMPYENYLVRSGE; from the coding sequence ATGAATTTTCCTTCTAAACTTATAGAGCAAGCCGTTACCGCATTTGAGAAATTGCCGGGCATTGGAAAAAAGACGGCCTTACGATTGGTGTTGCACCTGTTGAAACAGGATGTAGCTGCTGTAGAGCAATTCGGTGATGCGATTGTGCGCATGCGCAAGGAGATTCGGTTCTGTAAAAACTGCCACAACATTTCAGATCATGAGTTGTGCAGCATTTGTGAAAGCCCGAAACGTAATCATTCGCTGGTATGTGTAGTAGAAAATATCCGCGATGTGATTGCGATTGAATCCACCAATCAATATAATGGCTTGTATCATGTTTTAGGTGGTGTAATAAGTCCGCTGGAAGGAATCGGACCGGAAGAATTGAATATTGATTCCCTGGGCGAAAGGTGCAAAGCAGGTGAGATCAAAGAAGTAATTATGGCATTGAATCCTACCATTGAAGGCGACACAACTATTTTCTATCTCTCGAAAAAACTACAGTCACTTCCTGTTAAGATCACCAGCATAGCACGCGGCATTTCATTTGGTGGCGAGCTGGAATATGTAGATGATATTACGCTGGCACGGTCTATTGCTACAAGGATGCCGTATGAGAATTATCTGGTGAGGAGTGGGGAATAG
- a CDS encoding glycosyltransferase, translated as MLQLSVIIVNYNVRFFLEQALLSVKKAVRHLSAEIIVVDNNSVDGSGDMMREKFPDVIYIENCENVGFAKANNQGIAIAKSQYVLLLNPDTIVEEDTFEKCFQFMEEHQEAGALGVKMLDGKGNFLPESKRGFPSPSVGFYKAFGLSRLFPNSKIFGGYHLGYLSENETHEVDVLAGAFMFIRKTALDKAGWLDESFFMYGEDIDLSYRIVKAGYKNYYFADTRIIHYKGESTKKGTMNYVRMFYQAMIIFAQKHFSSSGAGIYILMLKVAIYLRAILSVVSSFIKRWVLPIVDALTMYGGMVLLKNYWQYNVKVAEGLTYPEEYIYFIIPGYILIWQLSVFFSGGYEKNARPARIIRGLFFGTIVIAAIYGFLPETMRFSRAMIILGFIFGLFSMIGLRLLIHFVKFKNLRLGEAREKKLIIVGNREETSRVEMLLNQAKIKNDYIGYVSIQSENHHNPHHLGEVHQLTEITRIYKIEELIFCSKDISSQKIIEWMTNIGPDLEYKIVPEDSLSIIGSNSKDAPGELYTIDIKLAIATPFNKRSKRLFDLATALFLLLTLPLNVFIIKNPLGLIGNIFKVLGGKKGWVGYAGGTHQQFQLPLLRDGVLTPLDELRATHLNDAAISRINLLYAKDYTTSHDAELFLKCFRLLGTTRN; from the coding sequence ATGCTTCAGCTTTCCGTAATCATTGTCAATTACAATGTCCGGTTCTTTCTGGAACAGGCTTTATTGTCTGTGAAGAAGGCTGTGCGACATTTATCAGCAGAAATTATTGTGGTCGATAACAATTCTGTTGATGGTTCCGGCGACATGATGCGGGAGAAATTTCCCGATGTTATTTACATAGAAAACTGTGAGAATGTCGGGTTTGCAAAAGCCAACAACCAGGGCATCGCGATAGCAAAAAGTCAATATGTTTTATTATTGAATCCCGATACTATTGTAGAAGAAGACACTTTTGAAAAATGCTTTCAGTTTATGGAGGAGCATCAAGAGGCAGGAGCACTCGGCGTGAAGATGCTCGATGGCAAAGGAAATTTTCTTCCCGAATCGAAGCGCGGATTTCCATCGCCGTCTGTCGGATTTTATAAAGCCTTTGGATTATCAAGGTTGTTTCCAAACTCAAAAATATTCGGTGGCTATCACCTCGGTTATCTTTCAGAAAATGAAACGCATGAAGTGGATGTGCTCGCTGGTGCCTTCATGTTCATCCGCAAAACAGCGCTGGATAAAGCAGGCTGGCTCGATGAATCTTTCTTTATGTATGGCGAAGACATTGATCTTTCGTATCGTATTGTGAAAGCAGGCTATAAAAATTATTACTTCGCCGATACGCGTATCATTCATTACAAGGGAGAAAGCACGAAGAAGGGCACGATGAATTATGTCCGTATGTTTTACCAGGCCATGATCATTTTTGCACAGAAGCATTTCAGCAGCAGCGGTGCAGGAATTTATATCCTGATGTTAAAAGTGGCCATTTACCTTCGGGCTATATTATCTGTCGTCTCTTCTTTTATAAAACGATGGGTACTGCCAATTGTTGACGCACTTACAATGTATGGCGGCATGGTACTGCTCAAGAACTACTGGCAATACAATGTTAAGGTGGCAGAAGGACTTACGTACCCGGAAGAATATATCTACTTCATTATTCCCGGTTATATTTTGATTTGGCAGCTCTCCGTATTTTTCAGTGGCGGCTATGAAAAAAATGCAAGGCCTGCGCGCATCATCCGTGGACTGTTCTTCGGCACCATTGTGATAGCAGCAATCTACGGCTTTCTGCCGGAGACCATGCGTTTCTCACGTGCCATGATCATCCTCGGATTCATCTTTGGTCTGTTCTCTATGATCGGACTGCGGTTGCTTATTCACTTTGTGAAGTTCAAAAATTTGCGATTAGGTGAAGCACGGGAGAAGAAGCTGATTATTGTGGGAAACAGGGAAGAAACATCACGCGTTGAAATGTTGCTTAATCAGGCAAAAATTAAAAACGATTACATTGGTTATGTTTCTATTCAGTCAGAAAATCATCACAACCCTCATCACCTCGGTGAGGTGCACCAGTTGACGGAGATTACACGCATCTATAAAATTGAAGAACTGATTTTTTGTTCGAAAGATATTTCTTCACAAAAAATTATTGAATGGATGACCAACATCGGACCTGATCTTGAATACAAGATTGTTCCGGAAGATTCACTCAGCATCATTGGCAGCAATTCAAAAGATGCGCCGGGAGAATTATACACCATTGATATCAAACTGGCTATCGCAACCCCTTTTAACAAAAGAAGTAAACGGTTATTTGATCTGGCTACTGCACTTTTTCTGCTGCTCACTTTGCCCCTCAATGTTTTTATTATTAAAAATCCACTTGGATTGATCGGTAATATTTTCAAAGTGCTTGGCGGAAAAAAAGGCTGGGTTGGTTATGCCGGCGGAACACACCAACAGTTCCAGCTTCCGCTCTTGCGGGACGGAGTGCTCACACCGCTTGACGAGTTGAGAGCAACACACCTCAATGATGCGGCTATTTCCCGCATCAACCTGTTGTATGCAAAAGATTATACCACCTCGCACGATGCTGAGTTGTTCCTCAAATGTTTCAGGTTGCTCGGAACCACACGGAATTGA
- a CDS encoding T9SS type A sorting domain-containing protein — protein sequence MKNQLLLLLMLLSAASFSQIPASWNSVGPGGGGALFNPSINPANTNEYYVACDMSEYFHTTDFGNSYSILDYKKIQSGPNGVIRFTNNASILYSIQDADDLAVPVKSTDGGQTWNTLSGNPDNSEYVYYLYANYDNPDIMVMSYYSQLYITLNGGSSFTLIHNANNSGSGIVLAGAFFDGNNIYIGTNDGLYVSTNGGTSFSLNTATGIPTTNAMYSFAGAKVGSTTRFFVLTATKGNIYAGFPGYDYWQFAKGVYALDYGAGNWIQKQTGLNLNVDFPMVVGMAENDINTCYLSGSNTSGYPNVLKTADGGNAWTHVFNAQGNISINTGWCGSSGDRDWGYAEVFFGLSVAKYDASKIICTDFGYVHKSGDAGVTWKQAYVNAADQNAAGVSTPKGKSYHGIGLENTTCWQVMWVDQNNLWAGFSDIKGVRSNDGGASWNFNYTGNDQNSTYRIVRNPSNGYLYAALSTIHDMYQSTRLQDATLDVSNSGKIIYSTDNGLTWLLLHDFSHPVFWLSLDPNNPNTIYASVINHASNLGGIYKCINLQNNAASTWTQLPAPPRTEGHPATVIALNDGKVLCTYSARRDAAGAFTPSSGVFMYDGNSWTDLSVNPGMFYWCKDIVLDPNDANQNTWYVGVFKGWGSTAVNNAGGGLYKTTNRGANWTKINSTDRVTSITFDPANANRIYMTTETQGLWSCDNVNDATPLFSQVASYPFRQPERVYFNPFVTGEVWVTSFGHGMRVGSACVAPSVTVSAGGPVTFCKGGSVVLTASSVGSVTYQWKKNNVNISSATTATYIASTTGNYNVTVVGLCGTSTSNTIVVTQNSNPVATISPAGTVTMCAGGSTLLTANSGSGFTYQWTRNGSNLSGATNITYAATLSGNYKVKVTKNSTGCFKTSAATTVTITCKEAATAMNDSAASYDVFPNPFTNAFTLKLSTENQYDLCITNLLGQQMLFVQSPPTTIELGSFLPKGVYFLTITSNGVLQAVKKIVKE from the coding sequence ATGAAAAACCAACTCCTCCTCCTCCTGATGCTGCTTTCCGCGGCCTCTTTCTCCCAAATTCCTGCTTCCTGGAACAGTGTAGGTCCGGGTGGTGGTGGTGCGCTTTTTAATCCTTCCATCAATCCTGCAAATACAAATGAATATTACGTAGCCTGCGACATGAGTGAATATTTTCACACCACAGATTTTGGAAACAGCTATTCTATTCTTGATTATAAAAAAATTCAAAGCGGACCAAACGGTGTGATCCGCTTCACGAATAATGCAAGCATTCTGTATAGCATTCAGGATGCAGATGATCTTGCGGTGCCTGTGAAAAGTACGGACGGCGGACAAACATGGAATACTTTGTCAGGTAATCCGGACAACTCCGAATATGTCTATTATCTCTATGCAAATTATGATAACCCTGACATAATGGTGATGAGTTATTACAGCCAACTTTATATAACTCTAAATGGAGGAAGCAGCTTCACACTCATCCACAATGCTAACAACAGTGGAAGCGGGATTGTGCTGGCCGGTGCATTTTTCGATGGCAACAACATTTATATCGGCACCAATGATGGATTGTATGTTTCAACAAATGGTGGAACTTCCTTTTCATTGAATACAGCCACCGGTATTCCCACTACCAATGCGATGTATTCTTTCGCAGGAGCAAAAGTGGGAAGCACCACTCGTTTTTTTGTATTGACTGCCACCAAAGGAAACATCTATGCAGGATTTCCCGGTTATGACTACTGGCAGTTTGCAAAAGGCGTATATGCACTTGATTACGGTGCTGGTAATTGGATTCAAAAGCAAACAGGCCTCAATCTGAATGTGGACTTTCCGATGGTCGTGGGCATGGCGGAAAATGACATCAATACTTGTTACTTGTCGGGAAGCAATACTTCTGGTTATCCCAATGTATTAAAAACCGCTGACGGCGGAAATGCATGGACACATGTGTTCAATGCACAAGGAAATATCAGCATCAACACAGGTTGGTGTGGCAGCAGCGGTGATCGCGATTGGGGTTATGCGGAAGTATTTTTCGGACTCAGCGTTGCAAAGTATGATGCGTCTAAAATTATTTGCACTGATTTCGGTTACGTTCATAAATCCGGCGATGCTGGTGTTACCTGGAAACAGGCTTACGTAAATGCCGCCGATCAGAATGCCGCCGGAGTTTCCACGCCCAAAGGGAAAAGTTATCATGGTATCGGATTGGAAAACACAACCTGCTGGCAGGTGATGTGGGTTGATCAGAATAATTTGTGGGCAGGATTTTCTGATATCAAAGGTGTGCGCAGCAACGACGGCGGTGCTTCCTGGAATTTCAATTATACAGGCAATGATCAAAACAGCACCTATCGCATTGTGCGCAATCCTTCCAACGGATATTTGTATGCAGCACTTTCCACTATTCACGACATGTATCAAAGTACCCGCTTGCAGGATGCAACATTGGATGTTTCGAATTCCGGAAAAATTATTTATTCAACAGACAATGGATTGACGTGGTTACTGCTGCATGATTTCAGTCATCCTGTTTTCTGGTTGTCGCTGGATCCCAACAATCCCAATACGATATATGCAAGTGTGATCAATCACGCCAGTAACCTTGGCGGAATTTATAAATGCATCAACCTGCAAAACAATGCTGCTTCCACCTGGACGCAACTTCCGGCACCACCCAGAACAGAAGGTCATCCTGCCACGGTGATTGCATTGAATGATGGAAAAGTGTTGTGTACGTATTCAGCAAGAAGAGATGCTGCCGGTGCCTTCACGCCCAGTTCCGGTGTATTTATGTATGATGGAAATTCATGGACAGATTTGAGCGTTAATCCAGGAATGTTTTATTGGTGCAAGGACATCGTGCTCGATCCGAATGATGCGAATCAAAACACCTGGTATGTCGGGGTGTTCAAAGGATGGGGCAGCACTGCGGTGAATAATGCAGGAGGCGGTTTGTATAAAACCACCAACAGAGGAGCCAACTGGACAAAAATAAATTCAACAGACCGTGTTACTTCCATCACGTTCGATCCTGCAAATGCAAACCGTATTTACATGACAACAGAAACACAAGGACTTTGGTCTTGCGACAATGTGAACGATGCCACACCATTGTTCAGTCAGGTTGCAAGCTATCCTTTCCGGCAACCCGAACGTGTTTACTTCAATCCATTTGTTACAGGTGAAGTATGGGTTACCAGTTTTGGTCACGGTATGCGGGTGGGAAGTGCATGTGTCGCACCTTCGGTAACCGTTTCTGCGGGAGGACCTGTTACTTTTTGTAAAGGAGGAAGCGTTGTGTTAACTGCATCTTCAGTCGGCAGCGTAACCTACCAGTGGAAGAAAAACAATGTGAATATCAGCAGTGCAACAACGGCCACATACATTGCTTCCACAACAGGAAATTATAATGTAACAGTTGTTGGATTATGCGGCACATCAACTTCAAACACAATTGTTGTCACACAAAATTCAAATCCTGTTGCCACGATCAGTCCTGCAGGTACCGTGACTATGTGCGCCGGAGGTAGCACACTGTTGACTGCGAATTCAGGAAGCGGTTTCACTTATCAATGGACCAGGAATGGAAGCAATCTCAGCGGTGCAACCAATATTACTTACGCTGCAACACTTTCAGGAAATTATAAAGTGAAGGTTACCAAAAATTCAACGGGTTGTTTCAAAACCTCTGCGGCCACCACGGTGACCATAACGTGTAAAGAGGCGGCAACTGCTATGAATGATTCAGCCGCTTCATACGATGTTTTCCCCAATCCTTTTACAAATGCATTTACGCTTAAGCTTTCAACGGAAAACCAATACGACCTGTGCATCACTAATTTATTAGGGCAGCAAATGTTGTTTGTTCAATCGCCGCCCACCACTATTGAATTGGGTTCATTCCTGCCAAAAGGCGTTTATTTTTTAACCATAACTTCTAACGGAGTTTTGCAAGCAGTTAAAAAAATTGTGAAAGAATAA
- a CDS encoding PorT family protein — protein MKFIITITFALLAFITGANAQNISIGPSVGFQHSWISGDLPDSTMHTFHGGFNIGASFVYSTESHLGLGADLKYSMEGTSIQTESNNVKTVTDWNTSYIRLPFRLIYFFGEYGHAIRPKIFLGPTIGVLLASKSEGTDVKDLTNSFDAGVHGGLGLNIRLIEKLWLNTDVTYYQGLSDVTQSEFDDTKNHNGNLSLNAGLLFGF, from the coding sequence ATGAAATTTATCATCACCATCACCTTTGCCTTACTTGCTTTCATTACCGGCGCAAATGCGCAAAATATTTCTATAGGTCCTTCAGTTGGTTTTCAGCATTCCTGGATCAGTGGCGATTTACCGGATTCAACCATGCATACTTTTCATGGCGGATTTAATATAGGAGCTTCCTTCGTTTATTCTACTGAATCACATTTGGGCCTGGGCGCAGATTTAAAATATTCGATGGAAGGCACTTCCATCCAAACGGAATCTAACAATGTAAAAACGGTGACTGATTGGAACACCAGCTATATCCGTCTTCCTTTTCGCCTCATCTATTTCTTTGGTGAATATGGTCATGCCATTCGTCCTAAAATATTTCTCGGCCCCACCATTGGTGTATTACTTGCATCCAAATCCGAAGGCACCGATGTTAAAGACCTCACCAATAGTTTTGATGCAGGGGTGCATGGTGGTTTAGGTTTGAACATCAGGTTGATTGAAAAACTCTGGTTGAATACTGACGTCACCTACTACCAGGGATTATCAGATGTTACACAAAGTGAATTCGATGATACCAAAAACCACAATGGTAATCTTTCCTTGAATGCCGGCTTGCTCTTCGGCTTCTGA
- a CDS encoding aminotransferase class V-fold PLP-dependent enzyme codes for MQRDSLTYTEETLDPSDWSANKALGVEMVNDMMQFLQTVRDRATWQPPSERAKQHFNAGIPFDGMALEKVYDEFKQYILPFPTGNIHPRFWGWVMGNGSSSAMLADMLASGINLNQGGGNQMGGRVETQVINWFKKLFGFPDAASGLVVSGGSMANLIGITVARFVKADFDLRKEGVYGSKKRMLVYASSEVHNCTNKAVELLGLGSDSLRLIPVNDQYEMDLDALAVQIKKDRESGMQPFCIVGNAVTVNTGAVDDLNAIADICEKENLWFHVDGAIGAMLALSEKYHHVIKGMERADSIAFDLHKWMYIPYEAGCILVRKGMQHYQTFSMHADYLAHEDRGVAAGDIWFSDYGVELSRGFKALKIWMSMKEHGIKKFGRLVTQNVEQVQYLKALVVANKKLELLAPAPMNILCFRYIIASKNEEQLNALNKELLLRLHESGVAVPSYTVLHGKYALRVANTNHRTQREDFDVLINKVIELGDDLVEEKK; via the coding sequence ATGCAACGCGACTCTTTAACTTACACTGAAGAAACACTCGATCCTTCAGATTGGTCGGCCAATAAAGCGCTGGGTGTTGAAATGGTAAACGATATGATGCAGTTTCTGCAAACAGTCCGCGACCGTGCAACCTGGCAACCACCTTCTGAACGGGCCAAACAACATTTTAATGCCGGCATTCCGTTCGATGGTATGGCACTTGAAAAGGTGTACGATGAATTCAAACAATACATCCTTCCGTTTCCTACCGGGAATATTCACCCGCGTTTTTGGGGTTGGGTGATGGGAAATGGATCTTCTTCTGCAATGCTCGCCGACATGCTTGCATCTGGGATCAATCTTAATCAGGGTGGCGGAAATCAGATGGGTGGCCGGGTGGAGACGCAGGTGATCAACTGGTTCAAAAAACTTTTTGGATTTCCAGATGCAGCAAGCGGGCTGGTGGTCAGCGGCGGATCGATGGCCAACCTCATTGGTATTACAGTAGCACGGTTTGTAAAGGCGGATTTTGATTTGAGAAAGGAAGGAGTTTATGGTTCGAAGAAAAGAATGCTGGTGTATGCATCTTCAGAAGTGCATAACTGTACAAATAAGGCAGTCGAGTTATTGGGATTGGGAAGTGATTCGCTTCGGTTGATTCCGGTGAATGATCAGTATGAAATGGATCTGGATGCGCTTGCTGTTCAAATTAAAAAAGATCGTGAGTCGGGAATGCAACCGTTTTGTATTGTTGGAAATGCTGTCACGGTTAATACGGGCGCAGTGGATGATCTGAATGCCATTGCTGACATCTGTGAAAAAGAAAATCTATGGTTTCATGTGGATGGTGCCATTGGCGCGATGCTGGCGCTATCCGAAAAATATCATCATGTTATAAAAGGAATGGAGCGTGCTGATTCCATCGCATTCGATTTACACAAGTGGATGTATATTCCGTATGAAGCCGGTTGCATATTGGTAAGAAAAGGAATGCAGCATTATCAGACCTTCTCCATGCATGCTGATTACCTGGCGCATGAAGATCGTGGTGTTGCTGCCGGCGACATCTGGTTCAGTGATTATGGAGTAGAGCTTTCACGCGGATTTAAAGCACTGAAGATCTGGATGAGCATGAAGGAACATGGCATTAAAAAATTCGGCAGACTGGTGACGCAGAATGTGGAACAGGTGCAATACCTCAAAGCGTTGGTAGTGGCAAACAAAAAGCTGGAATTACTTGCGCCGGCGCCTATGAACATACTCTGCTTTCGCTATATCATTGCTTCAAAAAATGAGGAGCAGTTGAATGCGTTGAACAAAGAATTGCTGCTTCGATTGCATGAAAGTGGTGTTGCGGTTCCTTCTTATACAGTGTTGCATGGAAAATATGCACTGCGTGTGGCCAACACCAATCACAGAACACAAAGAGAAGATTTTGATGTGCTGATCAATAAGGTGATTGAATTGGGAGATGATTTAGTAGAAGAAAAAAAATGA